The following are encoded in a window of Novosphingobium sp. ZN18A2 genomic DNA:
- the ribD gene encoding bifunctional diaminohydroxyphosphoribosylaminopyrimidine deaminase/5-amino-6-(5-phosphoribosylamino)uracil reductase RibD: MDAAAALAARGRPLARPNPAVGAIVVNAGRVVGRGWTRAGGRPHAEAEALEQAGDAAAGATVYVTLEPCAHTSTRGPSCTSLLLAAKPARVAIGVTDPDPRTAGSGIAALRAAGIEAEIVPTAAATASLSGYLLRMHQRRPHTTLKLATSLDGKIALPDGSSRWITGPEARAHGHLERSRVDAILVGGETLRADSPRLDVRLPGLHARSPQRFVLTRGKAPDGWQRVAEAAAPDAFGTAQHLMIEGGAGAAAAFLAADRVDRLLLYRAPVVIGDGRPCVGDIGLGSLGEAHGRWRLADRRLLGSDTLDVYERTR; this comes from the coding sequence ATGGACGCCGCCGCCGCGCTTGCCGCGCGCGGGCGGCCGCTGGCCCGCCCAAACCCCGCCGTAGGCGCGATAGTGGTCAACGCCGGCCGGGTTGTCGGCAGGGGATGGACCCGCGCGGGCGGGCGCCCCCATGCCGAAGCCGAAGCGCTGGAACAGGCAGGCGACGCTGCCGCCGGCGCAACCGTATATGTAACGCTGGAACCGTGCGCCCACACCAGCACGCGCGGGCCTTCGTGCACGTCGCTGCTGCTGGCCGCGAAACCCGCGCGGGTGGCTATCGGCGTGACAGACCCCGATCCGCGCACGGCCGGAAGCGGCATCGCCGCCTTGCGCGCGGCGGGGATCGAGGCCGAGATCGTGCCCACCGCCGCCGCGACCGCCTCGCTTTCCGGATACCTGCTGCGCATGCATCAGCGGCGCCCGCACACAACGCTGAAGCTTGCCACCTCGCTGGACGGGAAGATCGCGCTGCCCGACGGGTCGAGCCGATGGATCACCGGCCCGGAAGCGCGGGCGCACGGCCATCTCGAACGCTCTCGCGTCGATGCGATCCTGGTGGGCGGCGAAACGCTGCGCGCCGATTCGCCGCGCCTCGATGTGCGCCTTCCCGGCCTCCACGCGCGCAGCCCGCAACGCTTCGTGCTGACGCGGGGCAAGGCGCCCGACGGCTGGCAGCGCGTTGCCGAGGCGGCCGCACCGGACGCCTTCGGCACCGCGCAACACCTGATGATCGAAGGTGGCGCGGGCGCTGCCGCCGCCTTCCTTGCCGCCGACAGGGTCGACCGCCTGCTGCTCTATCGCGCGCCTGTCGTGATCGGCGATGGCCGCCCCTGCGTGGGCGACATCGGCCTTGGCTCGCTTGGCGAAGCACACGGACGCTGGCGCCTGGCCGACCGGCGCCTGCTTGGCAGCGACACGCTCGACGTATACGAGCGGACGCGCTGA
- a CDS encoding amino acid aminotransferase, which produces MLENLEAQPADALLALIKLHNADPRADKIDLGVGVYRTGQGETPVFGAIKAAERKLVETQESKAYLGPEGDMEYVKALMPYIFGKDVDLDRVEGMQTPGGTGGVRLAADIAKRAGVKRVWLGTPSWPNHAQIISNVGLELMPFGHVAADGTADLDALKAALDQAEPTDAIMLHGCCHNPTGVDYTHEQWDEVAALLAAKGILPIIDLAYQGLGHGMDEDAYGVRRVLVSVPEALIAYSCDKNFGLYRDRVGAFYVMAKSEEDLAVAMSNGASLARANWSMPPDHGGAAVRMVLEDKALTAEWLDELDTMRERIRQVRQRLAAAGKAGTIDLVPYGHQNGMFAMIPLGKEQILALREKHGIYMAGSGRINVAGLTTGNIDKFIAALADVAG; this is translated from the coding sequence ATGCTTGAAAACCTTGAAGCCCAACCCGCCGACGCGCTGCTTGCCCTGATCAAGCTGCACAATGCCGACCCGCGCGCCGACAAGATCGACCTTGGCGTTGGCGTTTACCGCACCGGACAGGGCGAAACGCCGGTTTTCGGCGCGATCAAGGCGGCAGAGCGCAAGCTGGTCGAAACGCAGGAATCGAAGGCCTACCTCGGCCCCGAAGGCGACATGGAATACGTCAAGGCGCTGATGCCCTATATCTTCGGCAAGGACGTGGACCTTGACCGGGTCGAGGGCATGCAGACGCCGGGCGGAACCGGGGGCGTGCGCCTTGCCGCCGATATCGCGAAGCGCGCGGGGGTGAAGCGCGTGTGGCTGGGCACGCCAAGCTGGCCCAACCACGCCCAGATCATTTCCAACGTCGGGCTTGAACTCATGCCGTTCGGCCACGTCGCGGCGGATGGCACCGCCGATCTCGATGCGCTGAAGGCCGCGCTGGATCAGGCGGAGCCGACCGACGCGATCATGCTGCACGGCTGCTGCCACAACCCCACCGGCGTCGATTACACGCACGAACAGTGGGACGAAGTTGCCGCGCTGCTGGCGGCCAAGGGCATCCTGCCGATCATCGACCTTGCCTATCAGGGGCTGGGCCACGGCATGGACGAGGACGCATACGGGGTGCGCCGCGTGCTGGTTTCCGTGCCCGAGGCACTGATCGCCTATAGCTGCGACAAGAACTTCGGCCTCTATCGTGACCGCGTGGGCGCGTTCTACGTGATGGCGAAGAGCGAAGAGGATCTTGCCGTCGCGATGTCGAACGGCGCGTCGCTGGCGCGTGCGAACTGGTCGATGCCGCCCGATCACGGCGGCGCGGCGGTGCGCATGGTGCTGGAAGACAAGGCGCTGACCGCCGAATGGCTGGATGAACTGGACACGATGCGAGAACGCATTCGCCAGGTGCGCCAGCGGCTGGCCGCGGCGGGCAAGGCGGGGACGATCGACCTTGTGCCTTATGGCCACCAGAACGGCATGTTCGCGATGATCCCGCTTGGCAAGGAGCAGATCCTTGCCCTGCGCGAAAAGCACGGCATCTACATGGCCGGATCAGGCCGCATCAACGTGGCGGGCCTGACGACGGGAAACATCGACAAGTTCATCGCCGCGCTGGCGGACGTTGCGGGATAA
- a CDS encoding riboflavin synthase has protein sequence MFTGIVTAIGTIREVSTPADLRAVIACPYDPEGIAIGASIACSGVCLTVIDRGGTAGDAWFAVDVSGETQARTPQGMWSGGRKLNLEQALKVGDELGGHIVTGHVDAVGRIVGVKEIGGSHRFTVLAPAELAPYVAAKGSITVDGVSLTVNDVRDREDGSAEFDLNVIPHTAEVTTLGGLTEGDAVNLEIDVLARYLKRMQGLMAS, from the coding sequence ATGTTCACCGGTATCGTTACCGCCATCGGCACCATCCGCGAGGTTTCGACCCCGGCGGACCTGCGCGCCGTGATCGCCTGCCCCTATGATCCCGAAGGCATCGCGATCGGCGCGTCGATTGCCTGTTCCGGCGTTTGCCTGACGGTGATCGACCGCGGCGGCACGGCGGGCGACGCATGGTTCGCGGTCGACGTTTCGGGCGAGACGCAGGCGCGCACGCCGCAGGGAATGTGGTCCGGGGGGCGCAAGCTGAACCTGGAACAGGCGCTGAAAGTCGGCGACGAGCTGGGCGGCCACATCGTTACCGGTCATGTAGATGCCGTGGGCCGGATCGTGGGCGTGAAGGAAATCGGCGGATCGCACCGGTTCACGGTGCTGGCGCCGGCCGAGCTTGCCCCCTATGTCGCGGCCAAGGGATCGATCACGGTCGACGGCGTATCGCTGACCGTCAACGACGTGCGCGACCGCGAGGATGGATCGGCCGAGTTCGACCTCAACGTGATTCCCCACACCGCCGAAGTCACCACGCTGGGCGGGTTGACGGAAGGCGACGCGGTGAACCTGGAGATAGACGTTCTCGCCCGTTACCTGAAGCGCATGCAGGGACTGATGGCCTCTTGA
- a CDS encoding AMP-binding protein — MNHERPITPFEGMDIRSLIDMQARRRADHPFLVWEPFEGEGQSWTYAQFARTVRRFAAGLQARGAKPADRVIVHLDNCAESVIAWLGCAYAGVVPVTTNARAVKDELAYFAQHSGAVGAITQPRFASLVKDAAPHLGWIAVTETDNGAPPQCDVSAFEPFAAIDGDPATLAERPHDPWAPFGIQYTSGTTARPKAVLWTHANALWGARSCATNEDLRADDVHLVHLPLFHTNAQSYSVLASLWAGGTAVLMPRFSASRFWPVSLKHGATWTSVVPFCVKALMDRPVPENHSYRLWGNAICSPPTDAHFGIPTIGWWGMTETITHGTVGIAHHDNAPMSMGRPAPGYEIHVRDDDGNPVGPGEVGNLLVRGVRGVSLFLEYANNPEASAAAFTADGLFITGDRVMLGEDGWFYFADRSKDMLKVGGENVAASEIERVVMTVPGVVEVAVVAMRHAMLDEVPAAFVIPQSGHADGLEQRIVEACAANLASFKLPQLVRLVESLPRSTLEKVAKAELRAMLDAEAQAT, encoded by the coding sequence ATGAACCACGAACGCCCGATCACTCCGTTCGAAGGGATGGACATCCGGTCATTGATCGACATGCAGGCGCGCCGCCGCGCCGATCATCCCTTCCTGGTGTGGGAGCCGTTCGAGGGAGAGGGGCAGAGCTGGACTTACGCGCAGTTCGCCCGAACCGTGCGCCGCTTCGCCGCCGGGCTGCAAGCGCGCGGGGCGAAACCGGCGGACCGGGTGATCGTCCACCTCGACAATTGCGCGGAATCGGTGATCGCGTGGCTGGGCTGCGCCTATGCCGGCGTCGTGCCGGTGACGACGAACGCCCGCGCGGTGAAGGACGAGCTTGCCTATTTCGCGCAGCATTCGGGCGCGGTCGGCGCGATCACCCAGCCGCGCTTCGCATCGCTGGTGAAGGATGCCGCGCCGCACCTCGGCTGGATCGCGGTGACGGAAACGGACAACGGCGCGCCGCCGCAATGCGACGTTTCCGCCTTTGAACCGTTCGCGGCGATAGACGGCGACCCGGCCACGCTGGCGGAGCGGCCGCACGATCCCTGGGCGCCGTTCGGCATCCAGTACACCTCGGGCACGACCGCACGGCCCAAGGCGGTGTTGTGGACTCACGCCAACGCGCTGTGGGGCGCGCGCTCCTGCGCGACGAACGAAGACCTTCGCGCAGATGACGTCCACCTTGTCCACCTGCCGCTGTTCCACACCAATGCGCAGTCCTATTCGGTGCTGGCATCGCTGTGGGCCGGGGGCACGGCGGTTCTCATGCCGCGTTTCTCGGCATCGCGGTTCTGGCCGGTTTCGCTGAAGCACGGGGCCACCTGGACATCGGTGGTGCCGTTCTGCGTCAAGGCGCTGATGGACCGGCCCGTGCCCGAAAATCATTCATACCGCCTTTGGGGCAACGCGATCTGCTCGCCCCCGACCGATGCGCATTTCGGCATCCCGACGATCGGCTGGTGGGGCATGACCGAAACGATCACGCATGGCACCGTCGGCATCGCCCATCACGACAATGCGCCGATGTCGATGGGCAGGCCCGCACCGGGATACGAGATCCACGTGCGCGACGATGACGGCAATCCTGTCGGCCCCGGCGAAGTGGGCAACCTGCTGGTGCGCGGCGTGCGCGGGGTTTCGCTGTTCCTCGAATACGCGAACAATCCCGAAGCGAGCGCGGCGGCCTTCACGGCGGACGGGTTGTTCATCACCGGCGACCGCGTGATGCTGGGGGAAGATGGCTGGTTCTATTTCGCCGACCGGTCGAAGGACATGCTGAAAGTGGGCGGCGAAAACGTCGCGGCCTCTGAAATCGAACGCGTCGTGATGACGGTGCCGGGAGTAGTCGAAGTGGCGGTGGTCGCCATGCGCCACGCCATGCTTGACGAGGTGCCCGCGGCTTTCGTGATCCCCCAGTCCGGGCACGCGGACGGGCTGGAGCAACGGATCGTGGAAGCCTGCGCGGCAAACCTTGCCTCGTTCAAGCTGCCGCAGCTTGTCCGCCTGGTCGAAAGCCTGCCCCGCTCGACGCTGGAAAAGGTTGCAAAGGCCGAACTGCGCGCCATGCTTGATGCAGAGGCCCAGGCGACCTGA
- a CDS encoding penicillin acylase family protein, producing the protein MVTMLSGLRAVTLAGAFLLPAAAAHAAPGSATSADRARWQAEAARVTITRDDWGIAHVHGKSDADAVFGAIYAQAEDDFGRIEANYLTALGRKAEADGESAIWQDLRQRLYVDPATLKAQYRQSPAWLRKLMDAWADGLNYYLATHPDVHPRVLTRFEPWMALSFTEGSIGGDIERISLTQLQGFYEHRQIPPTALETGALRKEPGGSNGIAIAPANTADGHALLLINPHTSFYFRSELQMTSDAGLNAYGASTWGQFFIYQGFNPKIGWMHTSSGVDNVDQFAETIVRKGGKLFYRYGDRLRPVSSSDVEIAFRKADGTMGHRRFTTYRTHHGPIVAETGGKWIAEALMWKPIPALEQSWLRTTATDLASYLKIADRKANSSNDTIFADAKGEIAYLHPQFVPVRDDRFDYREPVDGANPATDWKGLHALSTLPSVENPGIGWVHNTNDWPWDAAGPDSPKAKDYPRYMDQAGPNFRGVHADEVLKGRHDFTAAKLIGAAFDSHLPAFAVLVPKLLADFDAMPESDARKARLAEPARLLRRWDERWGYGSQATTLAVFWGDTLGDQLGDKAQAAHMRLAMYLAAHTTPEQRIDALDKAVAQLERDFGTWRVAWGDVNRFQRLDDSIVPHFDDAKPSIPVPFTSAVWGSLASFGPKLYPDTKKYYGNSGNSFVAVVEFGPKVRAWAVTAGGESGDPASPHFRDEAQLYADGNLRPVYFWPEDLKGHVERRYSPGQ; encoded by the coding sequence ATGGTAACGATGCTGTCCGGCCTGCGCGCCGTCACGCTTGCAGGCGCATTCCTGCTTCCCGCCGCCGCTGCGCACGCCGCCCCCGGTTCCGCCACATCCGCCGACCGGGCGCGCTGGCAGGCCGAGGCGGCGCGCGTCACGATCACGCGCGACGACTGGGGCATCGCCCATGTCCACGGCAAGAGCGATGCGGACGCGGTATTCGGGGCGATCTACGCGCAGGCGGAAGACGATTTCGGCCGGATCGAGGCGAACTATCTCACCGCGCTCGGCCGCAAGGCAGAAGCCGACGGCGAAAGCGCGATCTGGCAAGACCTGCGCCAGCGGCTCTATGTCGATCCGGCCACGCTGAAGGCGCAATACCGGCAAAGCCCCGCCTGGCTGCGCAAGCTGATGGACGCCTGGGCGGACGGGCTGAACTATTACCTTGCAACCCACCCCGACGTGCACCCCAGGGTACTGACCCGCTTCGAGCCGTGGATGGCGCTGTCCTTCACCGAAGGCAGCATCGGCGGCGATATAGAGCGGATTTCGCTGACGCAGCTGCAAGGCTTCTACGAACACCGCCAGATTCCGCCGACCGCGCTGGAAACCGGCGCGCTGCGCAAGGAACCGGGCGGATCGAACGGCATCGCCATAGCGCCCGCGAACACGGCGGACGGCCATGCCCTGCTGCTGATCAACCCGCACACCAGCTTCTATTTCCGGTCCGAACTGCAGATGACAAGCGACGCGGGGCTCAACGCCTATGGCGCGTCCACGTGGGGGCAGTTCTTCATCTATCAGGGGTTCAACCCGAAGATCGGCTGGATGCACACATCCTCCGGCGTCGACAATGTCGACCAGTTCGCGGAAACGATCGTGCGCAAGGGCGGCAAGCTGTTCTACCGCTATGGAGACAGGCTGCGGCCCGTTTCCAGCAGCGACGTGGAGATCGCCTTTCGCAAGGCAGACGGCACGATGGGCCACCGGCGCTTCACCACCTATCGCACGCATCACGGCCCGATCGTGGCCGAAACGGGCGGCAAGTGGATTGCCGAAGCGCTGATGTGGAAACCGATCCCCGCGCTGGAGCAGAGCTGGCTGCGCACCACCGCAACGGACCTTGCCAGCTACCTCAAGATCGCGGACCGCAAGGCCAATTCGTCCAACGACACGATCTTTGCCGACGCGAAGGGAGAGATCGCCTATCTCCACCCGCAGTTCGTGCCGGTGCGCGATGACCGTTTCGACTATCGCGAGCCGGTCGACGGGGCGAATCCGGCAACCGACTGGAAGGGATTGCACGCCCTTTCCACCCTGCCCTCGGTCGAGAATCCGGGAATCGGCTGGGTCCACAACACCAACGACTGGCCGTGGGATGCGGCCGGCCCGGACAGCCCGAAAGCGAAGGATTATCCGCGCTACATGGACCAGGCTGGTCCCAACTTCCGCGGCGTCCATGCCGACGAGGTGTTGAAAGGCAGGCACGATTTCACCGCCGCGAAGCTGATCGGCGCGGCGTTCGACAGCCACCTGCCCGCCTTTGCCGTTCTGGTGCCCAAGCTGCTGGCCGATTTCGATGCCATGCCCGAAAGCGACGCGCGCAAGGCGCGGCTGGCCGAGCCCGCCCGCCTGCTGCGCCGCTGGGACGAACGCTGGGGCTATGGTTCGCAGGCCACCACGCTGGCGGTGTTCTGGGGCGATACGCTGGGCGATCAATTGGGGGACAAGGCACAGGCCGCGCATATGCGGCTGGCGATGTACCTTGCCGCGCACACGACGCCCGAACAGCGCATCGACGCGCTCGACAAGGCGGTTGCGCAACTGGAACGCGATTTCGGCACATGGCGCGTCGCGTGGGGAGACGTGAACCGGTTCCAGCGGCTGGATGACAGCATCGTGCCGCATTTCGACGATGCGAAACCCAGCATTCCGGTGCCGTTCACCTCCGCCGTCTGGGGCTCGCTCGCCTCATTCGGCCCGAAGCTCTATCCGGACACGAAGAAGTATTACGGCAACAGCGGCAACAGCTTTGTCGCGGTGGTGGAGTTCGGGCCTAAGGTCCGCGCATGGGCGGTAACGGCGGGCGGCGAAAGCGGCGATCCCGCCTCTCCCCATTTCCGCGACGAGGCGCAGCTTTATGCCGACGGCAATCTGCGCCCGGTCTATTTCTGGCCCGAAGACCTGAAGGGCCACGTCGAGCGGCGCTATAGCCCCGGCCAATAA
- a CDS encoding alpha/beta hydrolase produces the protein MANIFKTALGGIGAAVAASAGLAAFTAWNRSRAEQMVPPDGRFADVEGARLHYVDMGEGAPIVMVHGLGGQLRNFTYALADRLAPHHRLIIVDRPGSGYSTFTGDGDHGLAAQAATIAGLIRKLDLGRPLVVGHSLGGAIALAMALDHPGDVGGLALLAPLTQPMDTVPDVFRALELTSPLARTALAWTLAAPLGKLQADASTAEIFAPEPVPADFETRAGAALTLRPEAFVAACADVEAARDEMEGIAARYGELNMPVGIMFATGDRLLPWQDHGQTTAAAIKGADLKTIEGGHMFPLMQPAVTADWILERARV, from the coding sequence ATGGCGAATATCTTCAAGACGGCGCTGGGCGGTATCGGCGCGGCAGTGGCGGCATCTGCGGGGCTTGCCGCCTTTACCGCGTGGAACCGTTCGCGCGCGGAACAGATGGTGCCGCCCGATGGCCGGTTTGCCGATGTGGAGGGCGCGCGGCTGCACTACGTGGACATGGGCGAAGGCGCGCCGATCGTCATGGTCCACGGGCTGGGCGGTCAGTTGCGCAACTTCACCTATGCGCTGGCAGACCGGCTTGCGCCGCATCACCGGCTGATCATCGTCGACCGGCCGGGATCGGGCTATTCCACGTTCACCGGGGATGGCGATCACGGCCTCGCCGCGCAGGCGGCAACGATTGCCGGGCTGATCCGCAAGCTCGATCTGGGGCGTCCGCTGGTGGTCGGCCACTCGCTGGGCGGCGCGATTGCACTGGCCATGGCGCTCGATCATCCCGGCGATGTCGGCGGGCTTGCCTTGCTCGCGCCGCTGACCCAGCCGATGGATACCGTGCCCGACGTGTTCAGGGCGCTGGAACTGACCTCCCCGCTTGCCCGCACCGCGCTGGCATGGACGCTGGCCGCGCCGCTCGGCAAGCTCCAGGCCGATGCCTCCACCGCAGAGATATTCGCGCCCGAACCCGTTCCCGCCGATTTCGAGACGCGGGCAGGTGCGGCGCTTACGCTGCGGCCCGAAGCCTTCGTCGCCGCCTGCGCGGACGTGGAAGCCGCGCGGGACGAGATGGAAGGGATCGCGGCGCGCTATGGCGAGCTGAACATGCCCGTGGGCATCATGTTCGCCACCGGCGATCGCCTGCTCCCCTGGCAAGACCACGGCCAGACAACCGCCGCTGCGATCAAGGGCGCGGACCTGAAGACGATAGAAGGCGGGCACATGTTTCCGCTGATGCAACCAGCAGTCACCGCCGACTGGATACTGGAACGCGCCCGAGTGTGA
- a CDS encoding EipA family protein, translating into MSIFRKATVLIAGIAMGAAAPALAQVQTIDPNTAIDGDLQSPSQQPASQQPAAQPADAQLPATQTPPATAGADYATPVGSEAGTTPALPAQTADATAAPSVDAGAPASVASADAPAQQAAKAAEGDGGATWHEDDLIGAAEGVFGKGAKGLATMIEDILKKQGEPNGYIVGREAGGAFIFGLRYGSGTLYHKIEGQRPVYWTGPSIGFDAGAEAGSTFVLVYNLYDTEDLYKRFPAGEGQAYLVGGFNASYLRQGDVVLIPIRMGVGLRLGVNAGYMKFSHKQKWLPF; encoded by the coding sequence ATGAGTATTTTTCGCAAGGCCACCGTGCTGATCGCAGGTATCGCAATGGGCGCCGCCGCACCGGCCCTTGCGCAAGTGCAGACGATCGATCCGAACACCGCGATCGACGGCGATCTGCAGTCGCCCTCCCAGCAACCGGCGTCCCAGCAACCGGCGGCCCAACCGGCCGACGCGCAGTTGCCGGCGACGCAGACACCGCCCGCGACCGCCGGGGCGGACTATGCCACGCCGGTTGGCAGCGAAGCGGGCACCACGCCCGCGCTACCGGCCCAGACTGCCGATGCGACTGCCGCGCCTTCGGTCGATGCGGGCGCTCCGGCTAGCGTCGCATCCGCAGACGCGCCCGCGCAGCAAGCGGCCAAGGCTGCCGAAGGCGATGGCGGCGCGACCTGGCACGAGGACGACCTGATCGGCGCGGCCGAAGGCGTTTTCGGCAAGGGCGCAAAGGGCCTTGCCACGATGATCGAGGACATCCTGAAGAAGCAGGGCGAACCCAACGGCTATATCGTCGGACGCGAAGCGGGCGGCGCCTTCATCTTCGGCCTGCGTTATGGTTCAGGCACGCTCTATCACAAGATCGAGGGCCAGCGCCCGGTTTACTGGACCGGGCCGTCGATCGGCTTCGATGCCGGGGCAGAGGCGGGCAGCACCTTCGTTCTGGTCTACAACCTCTACGACACGGAAGACCTCTACAAGCGGTTCCCGGCGGGCGAAGGGCAGGCCTATCTGGTGGGCGGCTTCAACGCGAGCTACCTGCGCCAGGGCGACGTGGTGTTGATTCCCATCCGCATGGGCGTTGGCCTGCGCCTTGGCGTGAATGCCGGTTACATGAAGTTTTCACACAAGCAGAAGTGGCTGCCGTTCTGA
- the uvrB gene encoding excinuclease ABC subunit UvrB, with the protein MAELVIRRGLEEPDTSEAFVPHKPQRPEKSDGGKAFRIESDYEPAGDQPQAIAELVESVREDEKTQVLLGVTGSGKTFTMAKVIEQLQRPALILAPNKILAAQLYGEFKSFFPDNAVEYFVSYYDYYQPEAYVPRSDTYIEKESSVNEAIDRMRHSATRALLERDDVIIVASVSCLYGIGSVETYSAMIFDLKKGDTVDQREIIRKLVALQYKRNDAAFSRGTFRVRGDNLEIFPSHYEDMAWRVSFFGDDIEEIAEFDPLTGKKGASLDKVRIYANSHYVTPGPTMKQAAEAIKFELAERLKELNAEGRLLEAQRLEQRTNFDLEMIAATGSCAGIENYSRFLTGRLPGEPPPTLFEYLPDNALLFVDESHQTVPQIGAMARGDHRRKLTLAEYGFRLPSCIDNRPLRFNEWDAMRPQTVAVSATPGGWEMEQSGGVFAEQVIRPTGLIDPPVEVRPVEDQVQDCIAECKTTAEKGYRTLVTTLTKRMAEDLTEFMHEAGVRVRYMHSDVETLERIELIRDLRMGVYDVLVGINLLREGLDIPECGLVCILDADKEGFLRSETSLIQTIGRAARNVDGRVILYADRITGSMERAMAETERRREKQRAFNEKHGITPATIKRRIADIVADTASKDGVTVELEDDDRNNLVGHNLRSYIEDLEKRMRAAAADLEFEEAGRLRDEIRRLEAGELGLAEGDKKAPLVGRSNEGKPGTRKTRYGKTQRKWGR; encoded by the coding sequence ATGGCTGAACTCGTCATCCGCCGCGGGCTGGAAGAGCCCGATACGTCCGAAGCGTTCGTCCCGCACAAGCCGCAGCGCCCCGAAAAATCGGACGGCGGCAAGGCCTTTCGCATCGAATCCGACTATGAGCCGGCGGGCGACCAGCCACAGGCGATCGCGGAACTGGTCGAATCGGTGCGCGAGGACGAGAAGACGCAGGTGCTGCTGGGCGTCACCGGCTCTGGCAAGACCTTCACGATGGCCAAGGTGATCGAGCAATTGCAGCGCCCGGCGCTGATTCTTGCGCCCAACAAGATCCTGGCCGCCCAGCTTTACGGCGAGTTCAAGAGCTTCTTCCCCGACAACGCGGTGGAATATTTCGTTTCCTATTACGATTATTACCAGCCCGAAGCCTATGTGCCGCGCAGCGATACCTATATCGAAAAGGAATCGAGCGTGAACGAGGCGATCGACCGGATGCGCCATTCCGCCACGCGCGCCCTGCTGGAACGCGACGACGTGATTATCGTCGCGTCGGTTTCGTGCCTTTACGGCATCGGCTCGGTCGAGACTTACTCGGCCATGATCTTCGATCTGAAGAAGGGCGACACGGTCGACCAGCGAGAGATCATCCGAAAGCTCGTCGCCCTGCAATACAAGCGCAACGATGCCGCCTTTTCACGCGGCACGTTTCGCGTGCGGGGCGACAACCTGGAAATCTTCCCCTCGCACTATGAGGACATGGCCTGGCGCGTATCGTTCTTCGGCGACGACATCGAGGAGATCGCCGAATTCGATCCGCTGACTGGCAAGAAAGGCGCAAGCCTAGACAAAGTGCGCATCTACGCCAATTCGCACTATGTCACCCCCGGCCCGACGATGAAACAGGCGGCCGAAGCGATAAAGTTCGAACTGGCCGAACGGCTGAAGGAACTGAACGCCGAAGGCCGGTTGCTGGAAGCGCAAAGGCTGGAACAGCGCACCAATTTCGATCTTGAGATGATCGCGGCGACGGGCAGTTGCGCGGGGATCGAGAACTATTCACGCTTCCTTACCGGCCGCCTGCCGGGCGAACCGCCGCCCACGCTGTTCGAATACCTGCCCGACAACGCGCTGCTGTTCGTGGACGAAAGCCATCAGACCGTGCCGCAAATCGGCGCGATGGCGCGCGGCGACCACCGGCGCAAGCTGACGCTGGCCGAATACGGCTTTCGCCTGCCAAGCTGCATCGACAACCGGCCCTTGCGCTTTAACGAATGGGACGCGATGCGCCCGCAGACGGTTGCCGTTTCCGCCACGCCCGGCGGGTGGGAAATGGAGCAGTCGGGCGGCGTATTTGCCGAACAGGTGATCCGCCCCACCGGGTTGATCGACCCGCCGGTAGAGGTCCGCCCGGTCGAAGACCAGGTGCAGGACTGCATTGCCGAGTGCAAGACGACCGCGGAAAAGGGCTATCGCACACTCGTCACCACGCTGACCAAGCGCATGGCGGAAGACCTGACCGAGTTCATGCACGAAGCGGGCGTGCGCGTGCGCTACATGCACTCCGACGTGGAGACGCTGGAACGCATCGAGTTGATCCGCGACCTGCGCATGGGCGTTTACGACGTGCTGGTGGGTATCAACCTGCTGCGCGAAGGGCTGGACATTCCCGAATGCGGGCTGGTCTGCATTCTGGATGCCGACAAGGAAGGTTTCCTGCGCAGCGAGACGTCACTGATCCAGACCATCGGCCGCGCCGCGCGCAACGTGGACGGGCGCGTGATCCTCTATGCCGACCGGATCACCGGCAGCATGGAACGCGCGATGGCCGAAACCGAACGCCGCCGCGAAAAGCAGCGCGCGTTCAACGAAAAGCACGGCATCACCCCCGCGACCATCAAGCGCCGCATCGCCGATATCGTGGCCGATACCGCGAGCAAGGACGGCGTGACGGTCGAGCTTGAGGATGATGATCGCAACAACCTCGTCGGCCACAACCTGCGCAGCTATATTGAGGATCTGGAAAAACGCATGCGCGCCGCGGCGGCGGACCTCGAATTCGAGGAAGCAGGCCGCCTGCGCGACGAGATCCGGCGGCTGGAAGCGGGCGAACTCGGTCTGGCCGAAGGCGACAAAAAAGCCCCGCTGGTGGGCCGCAGCAACGAAGGCAAACCCGGCACGCGCAAGACGCGCTATGGCAAGACACAGCGGAAGTGGGGGCGATGA